In the genome of Massilia sp. W12, the window GCGCGCGCGCCTGGCCGGGGTCGCAAGTCCAATCCAGGCCGAGCGCATCGGCGCCGCTGTCGGCCATGGCTTCCAGCCATTGCCCGCCGCCCTTGGTGAAAACGATCACCGGCACACGGCCTTCCGGGCCGGGCTGCAATTGTTGGATGATGGCGCGCATATAGTCGAGCGAAAAAGCTTGATACATATTCGCCGCCAACGCGCCGCCCCAGGAATCAAACAGCATCACGGCTTGTGCGCCGGCCTGGATTTGCTGGTTCAGATAGGCCGCCACAGCATCCGCATTCACTTGCAAAATATGGCGCAGCAAGTCGGGGCGGCGGTACATCATGGCCTTGATGGTATGGAATTCTTTCGAGCTGCCGCCTTCCACCATATAGCAAGCCAGGGTCCAGGGGCTGCCGGCGAAGCCGATCAGCGGTACGCGCCCTGCCAGCGCTTTGCGGATCGAGGTCACAGCGTCAAACACATAGCGCAGCTTGTCCATATCCGGCACGCGCAGCGCCAGCACGGCGGCTTCGTCTTGCAGCGGGTGCGCGAATTGCGGCCCTTCGCCTTCGACGAAAGTCAGGCCTAAGCCCATGGCGTCGGGCACGGTGAGAATATCGGAAAACAGAATCGCGGCGTCCAGACCGTAGCGGTCGATGGGTTGCAGCGTGACATCAGTGCAGAAATCGGGATTGGTGGCCAGGCCCATGAAGGAACCGGCTTGCTGGCGAACGGCGCGGTATTCCGGCAGATAGCGCCCGGCTTGGCGCATCAGCCACAGCGGGGTGGCATCAGTCGGTTGACGGCGCAGGGCGCGCAAAAAGCGGTCATTCTGTAGCGGAGCAAACATGGCTGGCCTTGGCGAACGCGAAAACCGTAAACTATAGCACAGTTCCAGGCAGGCGCCGGGCGCCTCAAACCGCTTGTTGCCGCGCAAATTTGCGCAAGCCCTGGAAGGCGTCGATATAACAATACAGCAGCAATAAGCCGAGCGGCAGGTGCAAGGGATGTTCTTGCAAAATCAGGCAAATGATTTGATCCAGCACCAGCACGGCGGCGGCCAGCAGCAGGCACACCGGGCTGCGCAGGCGGATACACCAGCTCAAGCCGCCAAATAAAATCAATTCGGCGAAAAACAGCTCGACATCTTCGGCATGCAAGCCATACACCGCGATAAACAGCAGCAGTTTGGCGAAGGGATAGGCCAGCCCGGCCCAGATGGCGTGACGCAGCGCGCGCTCGCTCGGGGCCGGCAATTCGCCTTGAACGGGGGCCAGCATCTGCATTAACCGCCAAACGCCGCCGGCGCCTGCAGCGCGCTTTGATATTCCTGCCAGCCGCGCGCGCGCAGTTCGCAGGCCGGGCAGGCGCCGCAGCCATGGCCCCAGGCGTGCAAGTCGCCGCGTTCGCCCAGGTAACAGGTGTGGGTGTCCTGGCGGATCAATTCCAGCAGCGCGTCGCCGCCGCATTCCTGCGCTAAGCGCCAGGTAGCGGCTTTGGACAGCCACATCAGCGGCGTTTCCAGCGTCAGGCGGGTATCCATGCCCAGATTCAGCGCGACTTGCAATGCTTTGATGGTGTCGTCGCGGCAATCCGGGTAGCCGGAATAATCGGTCTCGCACATGCCGCCCACCAGCACCGTCAGACCGCGCCGGTAAGCCAGGGTCGCCGCCAGGGTTAAAAACAGCAGATTGCGCCCCGGCACAAAGGTATTCGGCAAACCGTTTTCCTGGAATTTGATGGCGCATTCCGAGGTCAGCGCGGTATCGGAAATCTGCCCCAGCAAACCCAGGTCGAGCAAATGATCCTGCCCCAGCTTGGCGTCCCAGGCGCTGGACATGGCGCGCATGCGCTGTAACAGCAGCGGTCTTTGCTGCAGTTCAATCACATGCCGCTGGCCATAATCAAAACCCAGCGTTTCCACATGGGCGTAACGTTGCAAGGCCCAGGCTAAGCAAGTGGTGGAATCCTGGCCCCCGCTGAACAATACCAGCGCGCGCCCGGGGTGCGAAGTCAGATCGGACATGGTTGTAAGCTCGTTGATTGGAATGCCGGCATTATCGCGCATTTGGCGCGCAGTCTGGATATGTCTGTCGGCATGAGAGGCATGGCGCTGCCGTATTTTGGCGGCGCAAAACAAGCATCGCCCAGGCGCGCGCAAACCGGATTTTGTGCAGTCAAATTTGTTCTGCGCTGCATAAAATCAAAATCTTGCGCGATCCTGCGCTGTGCGGCGTTTCTGCTGCGATGATGTGGCTTTCTCTGTTTGATTTGTCTGCCATTTTCCGCCATGAAAAATCTGTTCCGTCTGGGCGCTTTGTGCGTCGCTCTCGCTTTTCCTGTCTCTTCTGTGCTGGCGCAAACCGCTGCGGCGCCGGCGTCAAAGAGTCAACATGCCGCCAGCCGGCAGATGCAACAACTGCAAAAGGATTATCTCGATGCGCTGTGGCGGGCGCAGCCGGATACGGCAATCTGGGCCGGGAAATTTGACCACGCCGCGCAGCAGATGATTCCGGATGCGGCGCAGCGCAAGCGCGATCTGGCGTTTGCGCGCAGCTGGCTGGCGCGCTTTGATCAGGTGAATGCGGCGGCTTTGCCGGCGGCGGCGCAGGTTGATCTGGCTTTGATCCAAAACCAGCTGCACAGCGAAATCTGGCATTTGCAAGAAAACGATGAGTACCGCTGGAATCCATCCGATTACAACCTCGGCTGGAGTCTGGATAAGATGTTGAACACGCCCTATGCGCCGCTGGAAAAGCGCTTGCAGGATATCAGCCTGCGCTTGGCCAAGGCGCCGGCGTATTACCGCGCGGCGCGCGCCAATCTGCACAATCCGACCCCGGAACATACTGAGCTGGCGATTCAGCAAAGCAGCGGCGTATTGCAGGTGTTTGCGGAAATCGGCAAGCAGGCCAAGACAGCCAAATTGGATGCTGCTGCGTCGAGCCTGTTGCAACAACGTTTAGCCGCAGCGCGCGATGCGCTGCAAGACTACACCCTGTCCTTGCGCGTGCTGCTGGCCAGGGGCGAGGCCAAGCGCAGTTTCCGGATTGGCAAAGAGGTGTATGAAAAACGCTTTGTGCGCCAGATTCAATCCGGCTTGACGGGGGAGGAAACCTATCAGCGCGCATTGGCGGCGAAAGAGCAGATGCTGACGCGCATGGAAAAAATCAGCGATGAGCTGTGGCCGAAATACATGGCCGGGCGCGACAAACCGGCGCAGCGTGAGGCGAAAATCGGTTTGTTGATTGATGAGCTGTCGAAACGCCACAGCAAGCCGGAAAATTTTGTTGAGGATGTGCGCGCCCAGTTGCCGGAATTGACGCGCTGGGTGTTGGAAAAAAATCTGCTGGGGGCGGATGCCAGCAAGCCTTTGCAAGTGCGCGAAACTCCTTTGTATCAGCGCGGCGTGACCACCGCCAGCATTGAAGCGCCCGGCCCGTTCCGCCCGCAGGACCCGACTTACTACAATGTGTCGCCCCTGACCGATCTGCCGCCAGAGCAAGCCGAGAGCTGGCTGCGCGAATATAACTACTGGATTTTGCAGATTCTGAATATCCACGAAGCGATTCCGGGACACTACACCCAACTCGTGTATGCGAATAAATCGCCTTCGCTGATCAAGACCCTGTTTGGCAATGGAACCATGATTGAAGGCTGGGCGGTGTATGGCGAGCTGATGATGATGGAATCCGGTTATGGCGGGAATACGCCGGAAATGTGGTTGATGTATTCCAAGTGGAATTTACGCGCGATCTGCAACACTATTTTGGATTACAGCGTGCATGTGCTGGGCATGACGCGCGAGCAGGCGCTGGATTTATTGCAGCGTCAGGCGTTTCAGAGCGAAGCCGAAGCGCTCGGCAAATGGCGCCGCGTGCAGCTGACTTCAGTGCAGCTGGCCAGTTATTACAGCGGTTTTTCAGCGATTCACGCACTGCGCGAAGAGCGCCGCAAAAGCTTGGGCGAGCGCTTTGAT includes:
- the queC gene encoding 7-cyano-7-deazaguanine synthase QueC; translated protein: MSDLTSHPGRALVLFSGGQDSTTCLAWALQRYAHVETLGFDYGQRHVIELQQRPLLLQRMRAMSSAWDAKLGQDHLLDLGLLGQISDTALTSECAIKFQENGLPNTFVPGRNLLFLTLAATLAYRRGLTVLVGGMCETDYSGYPDCRDDTIKALQVALNLGMDTRLTLETPLMWLSKAATWRLAQECGGDALLELIRQDTHTCYLGERGDLHAWGHGCGACPACELRARGWQEYQSALQAPAAFGG
- the hemE gene encoding uroporphyrinogen decarboxylase; the protein is MFAPLQNDRFLRALRRQPTDATPLWLMRQAGRYLPEYRAVRQQAGSFMGLATNPDFCTDVTLQPIDRYGLDAAILFSDILTVPDAMGLGLTFVEGEGPQFAHPLQDEAAVLALRVPDMDKLRYVFDAVTSIRKALAGRVPLIGFAGSPWTLACYMVEGGSSKEFHTIKAMMYRRPDLLRHILQVNADAVAAYLNQQIQAGAQAVMLFDSWGGALAANMYQAFSLDYMRAIIQQLQPGPEGRVPVIVFTKGGGQWLEAMADSGADALGLDWTCDPGQARARVGHKVALQGNLDPAILMAGDAAIRNEVAHILASFGQHDAHSGHVFNLGHGISQHTPPEAVTALVQAVRELSPAYHRVSGAV
- a CDS encoding DUF885 domain-containing protein; the protein is MKNLFRLGALCVALAFPVSSVLAQTAAAPASKSQHAASRQMQQLQKDYLDALWRAQPDTAIWAGKFDHAAQQMIPDAAQRKRDLAFARSWLARFDQVNAAALPAAAQVDLALIQNQLHSEIWHLQENDEYRWNPSDYNLGWSLDKMLNTPYAPLEKRLQDISLRLAKAPAYYRAARANLHNPTPEHTELAIQQSSGVLQVFAEIGKQAKTAKLDAAASSLLQQRLAAARDALQDYTLSLRVLLARGEAKRSFRIGKEVYEKRFVRQIQSGLTGEETYQRALAAKEQMLTRMEKISDELWPKYMAGRDKPAQREAKIGLLIDELSKRHSKPENFVEDVRAQLPELTRWVLEKNLLGADASKPLQVRETPLYQRGVTTASIEAPGPFRPQDPTYYNVSPLTDLPPEQAESWLREYNYWILQILNIHEAIPGHYTQLVYANKSPSLIKTLFGNGTMIEGWAVYGELMMMESGYGGNTPEMWLMYSKWNLRAICNTILDYSVHVLGMTREQALDLLQRQAFQSEAEALGKWRRVQLTSVQLASYYSGFSAIHALREERRKSLGERFDLKQFHEEFLSYGSAPVPMIARLMREKAVK